A single genomic interval of Rosistilla ulvae harbors:
- a CDS encoding SAM-dependent methyltransferase, which produces MSTTATTLPHPAAPSLSWLQRSARGKLIDWLSTADGGVVRFSDSRQRRVLGTADEDGLQASLDVRTPEFYSQLATGGSLGFAESYLRNHWQTDDLTTLLRILYRNDCQTTGDTSWIAKLTRGLASFSHRLASNTLHGSRRNIAAHYDLSNEFFDLFLDSTGMYSSAYFAEDTFSLHEASEAKLQRICEKLDLQPQDHVLEIGTGWGGFALHAAQNYDVRLTTTTISSAQYQKAGQRFEAAGIADRVELLDSDYRDLVGSYDKLVSIEMIEAVGERFLKTYFQRCGSLLKPGGRFVLQGIVMPESRYDAYRRGADFIQKYIFPGGFLPSVAAMQQAVGQTTDLRLHTVEDLSPHYARTLHAWRQRFMRRLDDVRRLGFDDRFIRMWEYYLCYCEAAFSEQAVRVVQVVWDKPKR; this is translated from the coding sequence ATGAGTACGACTGCAACCACGCTTCCACACCCCGCGGCCCCGTCGCTCTCCTGGCTGCAGCGGTCCGCCCGCGGCAAGCTGATCGATTGGCTGTCGACCGCCGACGGCGGAGTCGTTCGATTTTCGGACAGCCGTCAGCGGCGAGTGCTCGGAACCGCGGACGAGGATGGTTTGCAGGCGAGTCTCGATGTTCGCACGCCCGAGTTCTATTCTCAATTGGCAACCGGCGGATCGCTGGGTTTTGCCGAATCGTACCTCCGCAATCACTGGCAGACCGATGACCTAACGACGTTGTTGCGGATCCTCTATCGCAACGATTGCCAAACGACTGGCGACACGTCGTGGATCGCCAAGCTGACTCGTGGACTCGCGTCGTTTTCCCATCGACTGGCCAGCAACACGTTGCACGGTAGTCGTCGAAACATCGCGGCCCACTACGATTTGAGCAACGAATTTTTCGACTTGTTCCTCGATTCGACGGGGATGTATTCCTCGGCCTACTTTGCCGAGGATACGTTTTCGCTGCATGAGGCGTCCGAGGCCAAGCTGCAACGGATCTGCGAGAAACTCGATCTACAGCCGCAGGATCATGTGCTGGAGATCGGCACCGGTTGGGGCGGCTTTGCGTTGCATGCGGCCCAGAACTATGACGTTCGATTAACGACGACAACGATCTCATCGGCTCAGTACCAAAAAGCTGGCCAGCGATTTGAAGCGGCCGGGATCGCCGATCGAGTCGAACTGCTCGACAGCGACTATCGCGATCTCGTCGGCAGCTACGACAAACTGGTTTCGATCGAGATGATCGAAGCGGTGGGCGAGCGTTTCCTGAAGACTTATTTCCAACGCTGCGGCAGCCTGTTGAAGCCGGGTGGCCGGTTTGTGTTGCAGGGGATCGTGATGCCCGAATCGCGTTACGACGCCTACCGCCGCGGCGCCGACTTTATTCAAAAGTACATCTTTCCGGGCGGCTTCCTTCCCTCCGTGGCTGCGATGCAACAGGCGGTTGGCCAGACGACGGATCTGCGGCTGCATACGGTCGAGGATCTCTCGCCGCATTACGCTCGCACGTTGCACGCCTGGCGGCAGCGGTTCATGCGGCGACTGGATGATGTGCGACGGCTTGGCTTCGATGATCGTTTTATTCGGATGTGGGAGTACTATTTGTGTTATTGCGAAGCGGCGTTCAGCGAACAAGCGGTTCGGGTTGTTCAAGTTGTGTGGGACAAGCCGAAGCGATAG
- a CDS encoding ribbon-helix-helix domain-containing protein has translation MNIELPREAMQFVEGLVASGEYDSANEAVVDGVRLLMGRQQLRSDIQKGIAELDAGLGINGDEVFASLKERARAAIEKAT, from the coding sequence ATGAACATCGAACTACCACGCGAAGCAATGCAGTTTGTTGAGGGGCTCGTCGCCTCCGGCGAATACGATTCGGCAAATGAGGCCGTTGTCGATGGCGTGCGATTGTTGATGGGCCGGCAACAGTTGCGATCTGACATCCAGAAGGGGATTGCTGAACTGGATGCGGGGTTGGGCATAAACGGCGACGAAGTGTTTGCCAGCTTAAAAGAACGCGCAAGGGCCGCCATCGAAAAGGCCACTTGA
- a CDS encoding NAD(P)/FAD-dependent oxidoreductase: MRIAIVGSGVSGLVAARMLSAIHDVVVFEADWRLGGHVNTQTVEIETAESGRQRHAIDTGFIVCNDRTYPSFTRILRDLDVPTDPTSMSFSVCCDRTGLEYNGTSLNGVFAQRRNLLRPSFLRMLRDILRFNREGPQHLETVTESETVGQFLAQHRYSHEFAQQYLLPMGAAIWSCPCADFANFPIRFILEFYVNHGLLSLRDRPTWQVIRGGSMRYVERLVEPFRRNIRLACPVESVVRQADGVRVNFRGGEEIFDEIVFACHSDQALRLLADADSLERELLSAFPYSENSAVLHTDERVLPKRRRAWASWNYHLPKTQVDRPTLTYNMNLLQHIDSEQTFCVTLNEDQRIAEEKVIARFKYSHPLFTVQRAAVQKRHREVIRRRKTSFCGAYWRNGFHEDGVVSGLAVCREFGIPDWSLQTKQRLPESTATGQRTVTSRVPSSPETAASGGTAS, from the coding sequence GTGCGAATCGCCATCGTCGGATCGGGAGTCTCGGGACTTGTTGCAGCGCGAATGCTCTCCGCGATCCACGATGTTGTCGTCTTCGAAGCCGACTGGCGACTGGGCGGCCACGTCAACACGCAGACCGTCGAAATCGAAACGGCGGAGTCCGGCCGACAGCGGCACGCGATCGACACCGGGTTCATCGTCTGCAACGACCGCACCTACCCCAGCTTCACACGCATCCTTCGCGATCTGGACGTCCCGACCGACCCGACTTCGATGAGTTTCAGCGTCTGTTGCGATCGGACCGGGCTGGAATACAACGGGACCTCGCTCAACGGCGTCTTCGCCCAGCGGCGAAATCTGCTGCGGCCCTCCTTCTTGCGGATGCTTCGCGACATTTTGCGGTTCAATCGCGAAGGGCCTCAGCATCTCGAAACGGTCACCGAAAGCGAAACGGTCGGCCAGTTCCTCGCCCAGCATCGCTACTCTCATGAGTTTGCTCAGCAGTATCTGTTGCCGATGGGAGCGGCGATTTGGTCCTGTCCCTGCGCCGACTTCGCCAATTTTCCGATCCGCTTCATCTTGGAGTTCTATGTCAATCACGGCCTGTTGAGCTTGCGAGACCGGCCGACGTGGCAGGTGATCCGCGGCGGATCGATGCGATATGTGGAGCGGTTGGTCGAACCGTTCCGCCGCAATATTCGATTGGCCTGCCCCGTCGAATCGGTTGTCCGCCAAGCCGATGGCGTGCGCGTGAACTTTCGCGGAGGTGAGGAGATCTTCGATGAGATCGTTTTCGCTTGCCACAGCGATCAAGCTTTGCGATTACTGGCCGATGCCGATTCGCTGGAGAGGGAACTGCTGTCGGCGTTTCCCTACAGCGAGAACTCCGCGGTCCTGCACACCGACGAGCGCGTGCTGCCGAAGCGGCGCCGCGCGTGGGCCAGTTGGAATTACCATCTCCCGAAAACGCAAGTCGATCGACCGACGTTGACCTACAACATGAATCTGTTGCAGCACATCGATTCGGAGCAGACTTTTTGTGTCACGTTAAACGAAGATCAACGGATCGCGGAGGAGAAGGTCATCGCTCGGTTCAAGTATTCGCATCCGCTGTTCACAGTTCAACGCGCGGCGGTTCAAAAGCGACACCGCGAAGTGATTCGCCGCCGCAAGACTTCGTTCTGCGGAGCTTATTGGCGGAACGGGTTTCACGAAGATGGAGTGGTCAGCGGTTTGGCGGTTTGCCGTGAGTTTGGTATTCCCGATTGGTCGCTGCAGACCAAACAGCGTCTGCCCGAGTCGACGGCGACTGGACAGCGAACCGTCACGTCGCGGGTGCCGTCATCGCCAGAAACCGCGGCTAGTGGAGGAACGGCATCATGA
- a CDS encoding DUF1365 domain-containing protein: protein MSTSAIIPSDVSLASKLDGEFAAEESSESSPPARVSCLYFGTIRHRRFVPVGHQFCYSLFLALIDLDEVDSLFRFPLFCSTSRFSLLRFRRSDYMGDPERPLADCIRELVQQQVGLTITGPIRLLTHLRFFGLSFNPVSFYFCYHADGRRLQAIVAEVTNTPWGERHCYVIPCDGASRIHRHQSRKVFHVSPFMPMQMMYRWRISTPAQQLSVQIENFDQATQVFDATLQLKRQPFSYRRLVWAVVRFPLMTFQVVAAIYWQALRLWWKKVPFVPHPGRQREGSR from the coding sequence ATGAGTACATCGGCCATCATTCCAAGCGACGTTTCGCTGGCAAGCAAACTCGACGGCGAGTTTGCAGCGGAGGAATCAAGCGAATCGTCGCCGCCGGCTCGCGTCAGCTGTCTCTATTTCGGCACGATCCGCCACCGTCGCTTTGTACCCGTCGGGCATCAGTTCTGCTATTCGTTGTTCTTGGCGCTGATCGATCTGGACGAAGTCGATTCGCTGTTTCGATTCCCCTTGTTCTGCAGCACATCGCGTTTCAGTCTGCTCCGTTTTCGCCGCAGCGACTACATGGGCGATCCCGAGCGTCCGCTGGCCGATTGCATCCGCGAATTGGTTCAACAACAGGTCGGGCTGACAATCACCGGGCCGATCCGCTTGCTGACCCATCTGCGATTCTTCGGTCTGTCGTTTAATCCCGTCTCGTTCTACTTCTGCTACCACGCCGACGGTCGACGGTTGCAAGCGATCGTTGCCGAAGTCACCAACACGCCGTGGGGCGAGCGGCATTGTTATGTGATTCCGTGCGATGGCGCTTCACGAATCCACCGCCACCAGAGTCGCAAAGTGTTCCACGTCTCGCCCTTCATGCCGATGCAGATGATGTATCGCTGGCGAATCTCCACGCCGGCCCAGCAGTTGTCAGTACAGATCGAAAACTTCGACCAAGCGACGCAAGTTTTTGATGCAACGCTACAGCTGAAACGCCAACCGTTTTCCTACCGCCGGTTGGTCTGGGCCGTCGTCCGTTTTCCTTTGATGACCTTCCAAGTGGTCGCAGCGATCTATTGGCAAGCGTTGCGATTGTGGTGGAAAAAAGTTCCGTTTGTCCCGCATCCAGGCCGCCAACGCGAGGGATCTCGATGA
- a CDS encoding thioredoxin domain-containing protein, whose product MTYADVPIDRDSINPAYKPRGWMQYALCVAAVYHLAWGALAIMMPATMLGWLGTDGDGLAITLWQYIGLLVGLFGIGCGIASRNPTGHWLLLAIGLMGKIFTATGFALAFSTGAVPMAIGWTVLTNDLIWIVPLALILWESAHTAHAVDSAHSEPEADDPMDDLRTNTGKSLNELADANPQMIVFLRHAGCTFCRQTLADISLQRALIEATGCRLLFVHLGPEDAQATEVFRRYDVDDVPRISDPSCRLYRQFGLELGGFSQLFGLRVWLRGLIYGVVNGHGIGAIQGNSFQMPGVYLYHCGMILDGIRHELASDRTNYVDFARQIEQSPPAVSA is encoded by the coding sequence ATGACATACGCAGACGTTCCCATCGATCGGGATTCGATCAATCCCGCCTACAAGCCACGCGGCTGGATGCAGTATGCGCTGTGCGTTGCTGCCGTCTACCATCTCGCCTGGGGTGCGCTGGCGATCATGATGCCCGCGACGATGCTCGGCTGGCTGGGGACCGACGGCGACGGCTTGGCGATCACCCTTTGGCAATACATCGGCTTGCTCGTCGGGCTGTTTGGAATCGGGTGTGGCATCGCGTCGCGAAACCCGACCGGGCACTGGCTGCTGCTGGCGATCGGGTTGATGGGAAAAATCTTCACAGCCACGGGATTCGCGCTGGCGTTTTCAACTGGTGCGGTTCCTATGGCGATCGGTTGGACCGTGCTCACGAACGATCTGATTTGGATCGTTCCGTTGGCGTTGATTCTGTGGGAATCGGCGCACACCGCGCACGCCGTCGATTCGGCGCACAGTGAACCGGAAGCCGACGATCCGATGGATGATCTGCGAACCAACACCGGCAAAAGTTTAAACGAACTCGCCGACGCCAACCCGCAAATGATCGTCTTCCTGCGTCATGCCGGTTGTACTTTTTGCCGGCAGACGTTGGCCGATATCTCGCTGCAACGGGCGTTGATCGAAGCGACCGGATGTCGGTTGCTGTTCGTCCACCTGGGACCCGAAGACGCTCAAGCGACCGAAGTCTTTCGTCGATATGATGTCGACGATGTCCCCAGGATCTCCGACCCTTCGTGTCGGCTGTACCGTCAGTTTGGGCTGGAGCTCGGCGGCTTCTCGCAACTGTTTGGACTGCGAGTCTGGCTGCGAGGCTTGATCTATGGAGTCGTCAACGGCCATGGGATCGGCGCGATCCAAGGGAACAGTTTTCAGATGCCGGGAGTCTATCTGTATCACTGCGGGATGATCCTCGACGGCATCCGCCACGAACTCGCGTCGGATCGCACCAACTACGTCGACTTCGCCCGCCAGATCGAACAATCGCCTCCCGCAGTCTCCGCATAG
- a CDS encoding alpha/beta hydrolase, translated as MRRFQRLSLSIGLPLLLLVLVPMTASCQQIPPTHRDLAYDNQHASQRLDVYLAKSETPVPAMVYIHGGGWRGGSKNRLPQWLSNAVAQGWLSVVSVEYRFTDVAPHPAQTDDCLRAIQFVRSNAAAWNIDPDRIGVTGGSAGGHLSLWVALHDDVADAQATDPIKKQSSRVACAVSFAGPTDWSLLSDIEHKHPAYRQLLGYQPGTAVAEMDADKMKDVSPISFVSSDDPPIMQVHGDADDIVPIKHARRMDKQLQEAGVTAELVVVPGANHGVAGAGGDAGKRASEFVLETIGKK; from the coding sequence ATGCGTCGATTCCAGAGACTCTCACTGTCGATTGGTTTACCGTTGTTGCTATTGGTCCTCGTGCCGATGACGGCCAGTTGCCAGCAGATTCCGCCGACGCATCGCGATCTCGCCTACGACAACCAGCACGCGTCGCAGCGGTTGGATGTCTATCTGGCGAAGTCGGAAACGCCGGTCCCGGCGATGGTCTACATCCACGGTGGCGGTTGGCGGGGAGGATCGAAGAATCGCTTGCCCCAATGGCTCAGCAACGCGGTCGCGCAAGGGTGGCTCTCGGTCGTCTCGGTCGAATACCGATTCACCGACGTCGCGCCGCATCCGGCCCAGACCGACGACTGCTTGCGAGCGATTCAGTTTGTCCGCAGCAACGCCGCAGCGTGGAACATCGATCCCGATCGGATCGGCGTGACCGGCGGATCGGCTGGCGGACACCTTTCGCTGTGGGTTGCATTGCACGACGATGTGGCCGATGCCCAGGCGACCGATCCGATTAAAAAACAGTCGTCACGCGTCGCGTGCGCTGTCAGTTTTGCTGGCCCCACCGATTGGTCGCTGTTGTCCGATATCGAACACAAGCATCCCGCCTACCGACAATTGCTGGGCTATCAACCGGGAACGGCGGTTGCCGAAATGGATGCCGACAAAATGAAAGACGTCTCGCCGATCAGCTTTGTCAGCAGCGACGATCCGCCGATCATGCAGGTCCACGGCGATGCGGACGATATCGTGCCGATCAAACATGCCCGGCGGATGGACAAACAATTGCAAGAAGCAGGTGTCACAGCGGAACTTGTTGTGGTGCCGGGAGCCAATCATGGAGTTGCTGGAGCCGGTGGAGATGCTGGCAAGCGAGCCTCCGAATTCGTACTTGAAACAATAGGGAAGAAGTAG
- a CDS encoding thiolase family protein encodes MAKSEKSVWIVAAKRTPQGRLLGALAKQSAVDLAVAAGREVVASVDPGWIDSVIVGNVLSAGLGMNVARQVGVRLDLPVSTPAFTVNMMCGSGMQAVILAAQAIQNGSAKMVLCGGTESMSNAPHLMQRARRGYKLGDAVLVDSVLRDGLTDAFSGDHMGQTAERLAAKYEISRAAQDAFAVRSQTMYAAAQQAGRFADEIVAVDGCVEDEHPRPGTTVEQLAKMSPAFQSDGTVTAGNASGINDGAAMLLLCDEDWGRQCGLEPMMVLTASAVAGCEPELMGLGPVHAVRKMGVDPQSFDAIELNEAFAAQSLACMRELKLDEAQVNIDGGAIALGHPIGASGARLIVHLAHRRPRRGLATLCVGGGMGCAVVLGKPE; translated from the coding sequence ATGGCGAAGTCTGAAAAATCGGTATGGATCGTCGCAGCGAAGCGGACTCCTCAGGGACGCTTGCTCGGCGCGTTGGCAAAACAATCGGCCGTCGACCTGGCTGTCGCGGCCGGACGCGAGGTCGTGGCATCGGTCGATCCCGGTTGGATCGATTCGGTGATCGTTGGCAATGTGCTGAGTGCGGGGCTGGGGATGAACGTCGCGCGGCAAGTTGGCGTGCGGTTGGATCTGCCGGTGAGTACGCCCGCCTTCACCGTCAATATGATGTGCGGTTCGGGGATGCAGGCGGTGATCCTGGCGGCTCAAGCGATTCAGAACGGATCGGCCAAAATGGTTCTGTGCGGCGGGACCGAATCGATGTCCAACGCACCCCACTTGATGCAGCGGGCCCGCAGGGGATACAAGTTGGGCGACGCGGTGCTTGTCGATTCGGTTTTGCGCGACGGGCTGACCGACGCGTTCAGCGGCGATCACATGGGCCAAACCGCCGAGCGGTTGGCGGCCAAGTACGAGATCTCCCGCGCGGCGCAAGACGCGTTTGCGGTTCGCAGCCAAACGATGTACGCCGCGGCGCAGCAAGCGGGGCGATTCGCCGACGAGATCGTCGCTGTTGATGGCTGCGTCGAAGACGAACATCCGCGGCCGGGAACGACTGTCGAACAGCTGGCTAAAATGTCGCCAGCGTTCCAAAGCGATGGCACCGTGACCGCGGGGAACGCTTCGGGAATCAACGACGGCGCGGCGATGTTGCTGTTGTGCGACGAAGACTGGGGACGCCAGTGCGGCTTGGAACCGATGATGGTTCTGACAGCCAGCGCCGTCGCGGGCTGCGAGCCTGAATTGATGGGCCTCGGCCCGGTTCACGCGGTGCGAAAAATGGGCGTTGATCCGCAGTCGTTTGATGCGATCGAATTAAATGAAGCTTTTGCGGCGCAGTCGCTGGCTTGTATGCGTGAATTGAAACTAGATGAAGCCCAGGTCAACATCGACGGCGGCGCGATCGCATTGGGGCATCCGATTGGTGCCAGCGGAGCGCGGTTGATCGTCCATCTGGCACACCGCCGGCCCCGACGCGGGCTGGCGACGCTGTGTGTCGGTGGTGGGATGGGATGTGCCGTTGTTTTGGGTAAACCAGAGTGA
- a CDS encoding sigma-70 family RNA polymerase sigma factor: MGRTEIAYIPNEDFDTASEQDFAEIDGQLYADEEDFGRSRRDAEAFLMAIEASRLLTVEGERFLFKRLNFLRFRANALQASLGRGRAAKRAQQEIDRLLCEANQTRDQIACANLRLAASIVRKLSNSQDDFDEFLAEANAILLNAIDKFDYSRGYRFSTYATHAIQRHTYRLLQKTRKARDRQTADGNDQILQIEASPYADEAACEDAAKAMKKLIASFDRVLDDREQEIVRRRFGLNASGKGLSMRAIGDDLGISKERVRQLLNSSIEKLAKIAEPLESILQQDGP, translated from the coding sequence TTGGGCCGTACAGAAATCGCCTACATCCCGAACGAAGACTTTGATACGGCGTCCGAACAAGACTTTGCCGAGATCGATGGTCAGTTGTATGCCGACGAAGAGGATTTCGGACGCAGCCGCCGCGATGCCGAAGCGTTTCTGATGGCGATCGAAGCGTCCCGTCTGTTGACGGTCGAAGGGGAACGTTTTTTATTCAAGCGGTTGAACTTCCTGCGATTCCGAGCCAACGCCTTACAAGCTTCGCTGGGGCGCGGCCGAGCTGCCAAGCGGGCTCAACAGGAGATCGATCGGCTGCTCTGCGAAGCGAATCAGACACGCGACCAGATCGCTTGTGCAAACCTTCGGTTAGCCGCTTCGATCGTTCGAAAACTTTCGAACTCGCAAGACGATTTCGACGAGTTTCTGGCTGAAGCCAATGCGATCTTATTAAACGCAATCGACAAGTTTGATTACTCCCGGGGCTATCGATTCAGCACGTATGCGACTCACGCGATTCAACGACACACTTACAGGTTGCTGCAGAAGACACGGAAGGCTCGCGACCGGCAAACGGCCGACGGCAACGACCAGATCCTACAAATCGAAGCGTCCCCCTATGCTGACGAAGCGGCTTGCGAGGACGCAGCCAAAGCGATGAAGAAACTGATCGCCAGCTTCGATCGCGTGCTGGACGATCGCGAACAGGAAATTGTCCGCCGCCGGTTTGGGCTGAACGCTTCGGGCAAAGGGTTGTCGATGCGGGCGATCGGCGACGATTTGGGGATCAGTAAAGAACGCGTCCGACAGCTCCTGAACAGTAGTATCGAAAAGCTGGCAAAAATTGCTGAGCCGCTGGAATCCATTCTTCAACAAGACGGTCCATGA
- a CDS encoding DUF1295 domain-containing protein, whose product MSTPLLNVMLPCAAAITCLMLAIWILSLWRRDASIVDIGWGLGFVLVAWTAYGIADRDSADWLLPALTTLWGLRLSGYLFWRNHGQPEDYRYRAMREKWGSAFRWISLLTVFGLQGVVMFIVALPIQIGTALAGRDLVWLKIIGVIVWAAGLCFESVGDWQLARFKAAQGNAGQVLDSGLWRYTRHPNYFGDVLVWWGLFLVSCSLTAAWWTVIAPLLMSVLLMRVSGVTLLETKLSTSKPGYADYVARTNAFFPGPVKTTARA is encoded by the coding sequence ATGAGCACTCCCTTGTTGAACGTCATGCTCCCCTGTGCCGCCGCGATCACCTGTCTGATGCTCGCGATCTGGATACTGAGTCTCTGGCGGCGCGACGCCAGCATCGTCGATATCGGCTGGGGCCTCGGCTTTGTGCTGGTCGCTTGGACGGCGTACGGCATCGCCGATCGCGATTCGGCCGATTGGCTGTTGCCCGCGCTGACAACGCTCTGGGGCCTGCGACTCAGCGGCTACCTGTTCTGGCGGAACCATGGTCAACCGGAAGACTATCGCTATCGGGCGATGCGGGAGAAGTGGGGATCGGCCTTTCGCTGGATCAGTCTGCTGACAGTCTTTGGCCTGCAGGGTGTGGTGATGTTTATTGTTGCGTTGCCGATTCAAATCGGAACCGCACTGGCCGGTCGGGATCTGGTCTGGCTCAAAATCATCGGCGTGATCGTCTGGGCTGCCGGTCTCTGCTTTGAGTCGGTTGGTGACTGGCAGCTGGCGCGTTTCAAAGCCGCCCAGGGCAACGCGGGGCAAGTGCTCGACAGCGGCTTGTGGCGCTACACGCGGCACCCGAACTATTTTGGCGACGTCCTGGTTTGGTGGGGCCTGTTTCTGGTCAGCTGCTCTCTGACAGCCGCTTGGTGGACGGTGATCGCTCCGTTGTTAATGTCGGTGCTGCTGATGCGCGTCTCGGGAGTGACATTACTGGAGACGAAGTTGTCGACGTCGAAGCCGGGCTACGCCGACTACGTCGCCCGGACCAACGCCTTTTTCCCCGGCCCCGTGAAGACAACCGCCAGGGCTTAG
- a CDS encoding SAM-dependent methyltransferase → MGQAEAIDPAIDENTLQSFFGFFMRKAEAGWLPDPLLRAGIRRLLRTRLRDLHASSEDADCEAFLRATRPQPIAVVPEKANDQHYEVPAEFFRQVLGPRLKYSCCRWTEGILSLQQAEEQSLRETCENAQLEDGMSILELGCGWGSLSLWMAEHYPNSQITAVSNSHSQREFITARAHEAGLTNLEVLTVDMNHFHPTDRFDRVVSVEMFEHMRNHSKLMNRIHDWLVPDGKLFVHIFCHKQTPYLFRSDGEQNWMGRYFFTGGMMPSENLLENVGSRLTLVSKWRWSGMHYAKTSRAWLENHDRCSESLLQMMKLTYGDDQAIMWQNRWRMFFMACEELFAYDGGNEWFVSHYLFQR, encoded by the coding sequence GTGGGACAAGCCGAAGCGATAGATCCGGCGATCGACGAGAACACGCTGCAATCGTTCTTCGGGTTTTTTATGAGGAAAGCGGAAGCCGGCTGGTTGCCCGATCCGCTGCTGCGGGCTGGCATCCGGCGACTGTTGCGCACGCGGCTGCGCGACCTTCACGCGTCGAGCGAGGATGCCGATTGCGAAGCCTTTCTGCGGGCAACGCGTCCGCAACCGATCGCCGTGGTGCCGGAGAAGGCAAACGATCAGCATTACGAAGTCCCGGCGGAGTTCTTTCGGCAGGTGTTGGGGCCGCGGTTGAAGTACAGTTGCTGCCGCTGGACCGAAGGCATTCTTTCACTGCAGCAGGCGGAGGAGCAATCGCTGCGGGAGACGTGCGAGAACGCTCAATTAGAAGATGGCATGAGCATCTTGGAGCTTGGGTGTGGATGGGGATCGCTGTCGCTATGGATGGCGGAACATTATCCGAACAGCCAGATCACTGCGGTTTCAAATTCCCATTCGCAGCGTGAATTCATCACCGCCCGAGCCCACGAGGCGGGGCTCACGAATTTGGAAGTGCTGACTGTCGACATGAATCACTTTCACCCGACCGATCGGTTCGACCGCGTCGTCTCGGTCGAGATGTTTGAACACATGCGGAACCACAGCAAATTGATGAACCGGATCCACGACTGGCTAGTCCCCGACGGGAAGTTGTTTGTGCATATCTTCTGCCACAAACAGACGCCTTATCTTTTCCGGTCCGACGGCGAGCAGAATTGGATGGGACGCTACTTCTTCACCGGCGGGATGATGCCCAGCGAGAATCTGCTGGAAAACGTCGGCTCGCGACTGACCTTGGTCTCCAAGTGGCGGTGGAGCGGCATGCACTATGCGAAGACAAGTCGCGCGTGGCTGGAGAATCACGACCGTTGCAGCGAGTCGCTGTTGCAAATGATGAAGCTAACGTACGGCGATGACCAAGCGATCATGTGGCAGAATCGCTGGCGAATGTTTTTTATGGCGTGTGAAGAGTTGTTCGCCTACGACGGCGGCAATGAGTGGTTCGTTTCCCATTATCTGTTCCAGCGATGA
- a CDS encoding type II toxin-antitoxin system RelE/ParE family toxin — protein MATLVVSPSAQQDLTDIFDYIARDKPVAAAMWIEKVEQKCRRIAATPDVGEARPEYGSDIRSSIIGRYVIFHRTIVGGIEVVRVIAGDRDIRSI, from the coding sequence ATGGCGACGTTAGTCGTTTCGCCATCGGCGCAGCAAGATTTGACCGACATCTTCGATTACATCGCAAGAGACAAGCCTGTCGCGGCCGCGATGTGGATTGAGAAGGTTGAGCAAAAGTGCAGACGGATTGCGGCAACGCCAGATGTCGGAGAAGCCCGACCGGAGTATGGTAGCGACATTCGCAGTAGCATCATTGGGCGGTACGTTATTTTCCATCGAACGATCGTTGGCGGGATCGAAGTCGTGCGTGTGATCGCAGGCGATCGTGACATTCGGTCAATCTGA
- a CDS encoding type II toxin-antitoxin system HicB family antitoxin: protein MLTPNFNAVIRRDGQWWIGWIEEIPGVNSQGATRDELIANLRDALAEAIELNREDARRAAGESYEEVAIQP from the coding sequence ATGCTGACTCCCAACTTCAATGCAGTAATTCGCCGTGATGGCCAATGGTGGATCGGCTGGATCGAGGAGATTCCAGGCGTCAATTCACAAGGTGCAACTCGGGATGAGTTGATAGCGAACCTACGCGATGCGCTGGCGGAGGCGATCGAATTGAATCGCGAAGACGCTCGAAGAGCTGCAGGCGAATCATATGAAGAGGTGGCGATTCAGCCGTGA
- a CDS encoding type II toxin-antitoxin system HicA family toxin: MKRRDLIRHLVDCGCALIREGGKHSWWANVDTGARSAIPRHREISDQLARKICRDLGISEPRSP, encoded by the coding sequence GTGAAACGTCGCGATCTTATCCGACACCTCGTTGACTGTGGCTGTGCTCTGATCCGCGAGGGTGGCAAGCATTCTTGGTGGGCAAATGTGGACACCGGCGCGCGTTCTGCAATTCCTCGGCACCGCGAAATATCCGATCAACTAGCGCGTAAGATCTGCCGTGATCTTGGAATTTCAGAACCGCGCAGCCCCTGA